In the genome of Yersinia enterocolitica, the window GACTAAGCGTGTACTAAAAGCATGCGTTGAAGCGAGAACTGCACTTGAAGGGTTAAAACGGGCGGGCGAGTTATTACCGAATCAGAATCTTCTCATTAATCTAATTCCTATTTTAGAAGCTAAAGATAGTTCTGAGATAGAAAATATTGTGACAACTACTGATAAGTTATTCCAGTATTCCAGTGAGGACAGTAATGCTGATCCTATGACAAAGGAAGCATTAAGATATAGGACTGCACTTTATGAAGGTTATCAAGAATTAAAAGATAGGCCGCTATGTGTAAATACGGCATTAAAGGTTTGTAATACGATCAAAAACTCAAAAATGGAGATCAGGAAAATTCCAGGGACAGCATTAAAAAACCAAGCTACTGGTGAGACCATTTATACACCTCCAGTTGGAGAGAGAAATATTATAGAGTTACTTTCAAATTGGGAGAAATTTATCCATCAAGAGGATGATCTTGATCCTTTAGTTAAATTAGCAGTTACACATTATCAATTTGAAGCTATCCATCCGTTTTCTGATGGAAATGGTCGCACAGGGAGAGTCATTAATTTATTGTTTTTAATAGATAAAAATCTAATCACCTTACCTATTCTTTATTTGAGTCGATACATTATTAAAAATAAAAATAGTTATTACTCCTTATTATTGAAAGTAACAAAAGATGGTGATTGGGAATCATGGATTTTATTTATACTGTCTGCGATTGAGAATACATCAAAATGGACGTTAGAAAAAATAAATGCAATTCGTGAACTAATGGAACATACATCATCACATATGAAAAATGAAATTAACGATATTTATAGCTATGAATTATTGCAGTGTATTTTCGAGCAACCCTACTGTAGAATACAAAATTTAGTGAGTAATGGGATCGCAAAAAGGCAGACAGCATCAAACTATTTAAAGAAGTTGTGTGAAATAAATATATTGCATGAAATTCACTCAGGAAAAGAAAAGCTCTTTGTTAATTATAATTTAATTAATTTAATGAGCGATGATGAGAATAAATTCTCTCGCTATTTTTGATTTTATGGATGCTATCCATGAATACCAATAGGATGGCATTAATATATCATTTATTCTAAATAACTTACTATAAATTGAGTAGTAGCTTATTGAGACAGATTCTATATTTCATCTATATGCAAAATTTACATAAATTCAATACATTTATATAACGTAACGGCCCCATCCCCACTATTCACCCCCTTCACCAAGCAACAAGATCACCCCCACAACCCTTGCCCGCTCTGGCCTCAGCCTCTCTGAACACTCCCCCTCAGACTCTTCAGCAACTGTTCAGGTGTTCAGTTTTTAATACCTGCCATCCACGAATTAATGAATACCTCTGAATACTGACTGAACAGTTATTAGTAAACTATTCAGTCGGTTTTTATCTTTGTATTTCAATTAATTAAATCTATTTCTGAACACTCTGAATAAGCCAGAGGTGAAAAATAATTAGTGGGGTGGCTCTTCCGGTTGCGGATGGTGGGGCAGTGCCAGGGCGGGGAGCCAGTCATTGGCGGTGTCGGATAAATCCATGTTGTAGCGGAAGCCTTTGTCGGTCCGGGCTTTTTTGTATTCTGCACCGAATTCTTTCATTACTTTGGGAAAGTCTTTGCCGAATTTGGTTAACGATAATGAACGCTGATGGCCGTAAGCCTCCATATAAGCCAGATAAGCGTGATACAGATAAATACGCGGAGCGCGCGGGGAAATTGCCAGCGTTCCCATATACATACCGACCGCTTCGCCCAGCTCGACAATGTGGGCGCAGAAGCCATAAAGCGGGTCGGCATCCCGCTTAACCCCCATCGCCTCCCGTGAATCTCGCTGCTCAAGTAGCAACTTTCGCGCATTGTCCTGATCGGCGAATTCGGCCAGCAGGCAGCGGATCACCACCGGCAGTTCTGCCGCGATTTTCTCGCCGATCAGCGGATCTTTATCCGCCTCTTTCACTGGATGGTTGAACGCGAAAATCACCCGCCGTCGGGCAATACCGCCTTGCCGCTCAGTGAAACTCATCGGCTCGTTATTGGTCGCCAGCACCACGGCGGTTATTAAAGTGCTGAATTGTTTCTCATATTTGCCGTCGATTTCCACTAAATCTCCGCCAGTGATGGCCTTGATACCCGCTCCCTCACCGACATATTTCACCTGATCGGGCAACGTAATCAGGCTTTTGCCGACAAACTGCGCGCGCCCTCTGGCCTGATCAAGCGCCGCCATATTGCCGGAGGCGGTGTTCTGGCGGCCAGCCAGCAAGGTGGCGATGTGGGTGAATACCGATTTCCCGCTGCCGCCCTCGCCGGTGACCTCGAGGAATAATTGCCAGTCGAAGCGGTTAGACAGGATCATGAACAGCGCGGCTCTGATGCGGGCCATTTTGGGTAATTCGTCATTGGCCGCATGGGCCAGCCACTTGGCGAAATGGGGGGCGTGGCGTGCCAGATTTTCGTCTGGTCGCGGTTCGGTGAATATGATGTCGTTATGATGCTGCAACCAATCATTGGCGCAATGCGGCCGGAACTGTCTGGCTTTCAGGTCATAAACCCCATTCTGAAAGCCGATCAAGTGGCGCGACGGCTCGGCCATGATCGGGATTTGCAGCTTCATCGCTTCAATGGCATTGCGGATACCGGCCGGTGAATAAGGCGTGTCGTTGGCGTTGAAAATCATCACCAGTTCGCGCCGCAACACACCATCGGGCAGCTTATCCCAGCGCTCGCCATCATAGTGATAAACCGTTTCACTCTCGGTATGCACCGCAATCTGCCCGTAATGTTCGGCCAATAACTGCCCGCGCTGGCTGGCGGCCATTTGCGATAATGTCGGATATAACCCTTTATTTTCAGACGCTTGACTCTCCGGCGGCGGCTGATACAAACCATGATAGAAGCTGTTACGCGCCTGCCCGGTACCGGCTTGCTGGCGGTAATCATCCCAATCGGCTTTATACGGGGTCGGCGGCAGTGTCACCCAACCATCGACCACGCTGGCCACTTTTTCTGCGGCCAGTTGGCCGGTATTAGCAGCACCTTGCGGGTTCACATCATTATCAGCCGCAATGATGATTTTCGCGCCAGGCCAACGGGTGCGGCATGCCAGTGCCACCGATAACAGATTACCGGCATCGATGGCGGCGATAACCACGGCGGCCGGTAGTAACAACGCCAGACTTTGTGCCGTGGCATAACCCTCGACTAGCACCACGGTCTCAGCCTGTGCTGGCAGCGATTTGAGTGGGATAAACGCGCCTTTTTTGCGGCTACCGGCGATCAGCTTTTTTGTGCCATCAGGCCGGATAATCTGTGCGCCGGTGCTGTCGCCCGCCATATTCTGTAATGTCAGCAATAACGAGCCATCCGGCAGAATAGGTAATTTATGGCCGCTCAGACCTTTATTAATTAAATAGCGAGATTCCCCTGGCGTGGTTTTCGCCATCAAAGAGGCCAGATCCGGCGCTTTAGGTTTGGGTAAGATACCGAGAATATCGGCCACCAGCTGCGCGGCTTCAGTTAGCGAGCATTGTCGGACATTTTTCACCAAATCTAAACCGTCACCGGATTGCGGTTCGCACTGATTACAAAACCACGTTCCCGCACCCTGACGGTCATCAAAACGAAAGCGATCTTTACCGCCACAAGCCGGACAGGGGGAGTGCTGTTTGCTGTGGCTGATCGCCAGCGCATCCAGAATAAAGTCCCATTTCCCGCGCGCCTGAGCCGCGACCCCGGCAATAAATTGATTCATGACTCTTCCTTTTTACGCCGGGTTTCCGGCGAATAAAATCCATTTTCGGGCCATTTCTAACACCCATAGCAATGTATTAAATTTTATAAATACAATTTATATATCAATTAGATACAGATAATCTGATTCTGCCATCCAGCAGTTGAACCCGGCAGAAATATTCGTAGACTCGCTACATCCACCGCGCCACCCTTGCTCCGTGGTGGATAAACGCCCCGATGGCATTGAGGCTTGTCGGGGCGTTCCTTTCGATATATCCGCAGCCGGAGGAAAATAACGTTTCTGTTATTTTTTAGCCTATGAACTACACCATTGAATATTACGATGACGACGTTATCACCCAGCTTCTTGCCCAACCCATCAGCTTGCAGGCCAATTTTATTAGCCTGGCTCAGCGTATGAAGCGCTACGGCGTTAGAATGGTTGATGCCACCCCGAAGCATTACGAAGAGGTGTTTGAGCTGTGTTTTTTTGAGCCGAAAGGCTGGAATCGCGTCATTTTTATGGCGCAAATAGACTGGCAGATTGTTATTTTGCATATTGTGGTGCAAAAAACGGCTTATATGCCGTGGAGAGAAAAGGGCAAAGCCGCCAAACGAATGAAGGAGTTGCGATTTGGATAATAAACGCCAACCGCCGAAGCTGTCCCATGAGCAAGTGGTCGCCCGGATGCTAAAGAAACCGGCGGTGAGGGCAGAATACGAGCGGTTGGAGCGCCAAGATTTCGCCATCATTGATGAAACGCTCAATGAAATACATTCCGAATAATGCTCCAGCGCGTTCATTGCTTATTTTCCCGTGAATGTGCAATTTGCTGATCAATCCAGTCATTTACCTCACTTTCAACAAACGCGATAGCCCGCCCGCCTATTTTTATCGGTGGCGGGAAGCGCTTTTGTTTTAGGAGTTTATAAATCCACGGTCGGCTAAAACCGGTACGTTTTAATACTTCTGGCAATCGGATTAATGATGAATAGGTCATTCCATGACTCCTGTTATCTCTCGGTGGCTACTGAATTAATTGAAACAAAATCAGGTCGTAATAGGGGGAAGTGACCAATAAATAATAAGAACCTTTATTCCGCTGATTTTAGGTCAATCCGTAACGCGAATACGTTAGTTGGAAGCGAATACCTTAGTTGGATATCCATAGTTGGAAACCAATAACGCCGAGTTGGAAATGAATTTCCGCTGGTCTAAGGATTATCGGCCTCGGGCAGAGAAACAAGCAGCGCCTCGCTGATCAAGTTACTCATTTGCTTTTCGGTCACCATTTCCCTACGGAACCCCGCATTGAGCATAGCCTGAGTCGCCACCCGGGCGATGGCGGTTTTATTCATTTTGACGCCGCGCCGGCACTGCGGGTTGTTCCTGGCTAACGCGATAGCCATACCGGCAATAAACGCCAGCGCGGTTTCTTTACCCGCAAAACCGCCCCAGTTTTCTTCCGCTTGCCGTTGCTCCGGCACTGGTGCAGCGCCGGACGGCAGTGGCCAGTGAAAGCTATGGGCCTTAAGCCAGCCCTCCACTTCAGCCCTTAATAAATAACCGTCATGCCGAATATCTTTATTCGCATTGGTATAACTAATATCTCGACAACTTAATAGGTTGCAATCCACTGCATCCCATAATGAGTTCTCATAATTAATTATTACCATTCCTATATCATCAGTTTGAATAGAATAAGGCATTACCCCAACAATCAATGCCGCAGTTTCTTTTATTGTAATATTAATTCTGGATAGAAATGGCGTTAACCATTTTGGCAATTTATCTTTAAGAATATTTTGATATTCTTCGTCACTGTCGCGCAGGTTAATCTGCAAAAGTTGTTCTATTTCAGTGCGGTTAAATCCGACGTAATCATAACAATTCATGCTGTTAATACCTTAGAAGGGAAGTTCGTGATCATCCTCCTCATCGGGCCGGTGATTAAATTCGCTGGGTTTATAACTTTCAGGTATCCACCCATCATAAGGCGCTCCATCCATTTTAGGGTTGGCCATCGCTGCCGAGAGCAGATCAAAATAGCAAAGTTTGGGGTCATCAAAGCTGGGTGAACGGATCACGCCGAGCGCGTCCTGAATCAATAACGGCGGTGTAACTGCCCTGGCATCTGTCAATTCTATCAGCAGCCAGTTGACTATCTGCGCCTGACTCATCGCGGGGTGGAGACGCGAAATTCGCTTAATCAACTCCCTGATACTGATAAATTCCTGCTGCTTTGCCTTGAGCTTTTCCGCTGGGTTTATCATGAGATTACTCCTGTTATCTCTTTATAAGCCGCCGAATCTTAACCCTGCTTATCGTCGCTGACCAAAAGTGCCATGCAACACATTACCCCCTAGTTCAAGGCTATCCATATAATCTGAATACCACTGCAACATCTCCTGCCGTCCATCGAGATATTGAGCATGGTTATACGTGCCACGAATTGAGTTTTTATCCACATGAGCAAGCTGAGTTTCAATCCATGCAGAGTTATAGCCTTGCTCATGCAAGATAGTGCTCATGGTGTGGCGAAAACCATGTCCAGTTAACCGCCCTTTATAACCCAGCAGTTCAATCACCTGATTGATGCTCTCTTTACTGATGGGTTTGCGGTGGTCATTACGGCCAATGAATACCAGCGGATAATGATGGGTCAGCGGGTGGAGTTGCTTAAACGCGGTAATAACTTGAATAGAAAGAGGAACAACATGGGGGCGTTTCATTTTCATGTGCTCAGGAGGGATGTGCCATAAGCCTTTATCGAGATCAAGATCCTCCCAACGGGCAAAACGCAGTTCTTGGGTGCGAACACCGGTCAACATA includes:
- a CDS encoding Fic family protein produces the protein MNMIWNPTQPYNDLPRLPPKQEIETKRVLKACVEARTALEGLKRAGELLPNQNLLINLIPILEAKDSSEIENIVTTTDKLFQYSSEDSNADPMTKEALRYRTALYEGYQELKDRPLCVNTALKVCNTIKNSKMEIRKIPGTALKNQATGETIYTPPVGERNIIELLSNWEKFIHQEDDLDPLVKLAVTHYQFEAIHPFSDGNGRTGRVINLLFLIDKNLITLPILYLSRYIIKNKNSYYSLLLKVTKDGDWESWILFILSAIENTSKWTLEKINAIRELMEHTSSHMKNEINDIYSYELLQCIFEQPYCRIQNLVSNGIAKRQTASNYLKKLCEINILHEIHSGKEKLFVNYNLINLMSDDENKFSRYF
- a CDS encoding DNA primase, whose translation is MNQFIAGVAAQARGKWDFILDALAISHSKQHSPCPACGGKDRFRFDDRQGAGTWFCNQCEPQSGDGLDLVKNVRQCSLTEAAQLVADILGILPKPKAPDLASLMAKTTPGESRYLINKGLSGHKLPILPDGSLLLTLQNMAGDSTGAQIIRPDGTKKLIAGSRKKGAFIPLKSLPAQAETVVLVEGYATAQSLALLLPAAVVIAAIDAGNLLSVALACRTRWPGAKIIIAADNDVNPQGAANTGQLAAEKVASVVDGWVTLPPTPYKADWDDYRQQAGTGQARNSFYHGLYQPPPESQASENKGLYPTLSQMAASQRGQLLAEHYGQIAVHTESETVYHYDGERWDKLPDGVLRRELVMIFNANDTPYSPAGIRNAIEAMKLQIPIMAEPSRHLIGFQNGVYDLKARQFRPHCANDWLQHHNDIIFTEPRPDENLARHAPHFAKWLAHAANDELPKMARIRAALFMILSNRFDWQLFLEVTGEGGSGKSVFTHIATLLAGRQNTASGNMAALDQARGRAQFVGKSLITLPDQVKYVGEGAGIKAITGGDLVEIDGKYEKQFSTLITAVVLATNNEPMSFTERQGGIARRRVIFAFNHPVKEADKDPLIGEKIAAELPVVIRCLLAEFADQDNARKLLLEQRDSREAMGVKRDADPLYGFCAHIVELGEAVGMYMGTLAISPRAPRIYLYHAYLAYMEAYGHQRSLSLTKFGKDFPKVMKEFGAEYKKARTDKGFRYNMDLSDTANDWLPALALPHHPQPEEPPH
- a CDS encoding AlpA family transcriptional regulator → MTYSSLIRLPEVLKRTGFSRPWIYKLLKQKRFPPPIKIGGRAIAFVESEVNDWIDQQIAHSRENKQ